The following are encoded together in the Phaseolus vulgaris cultivar G19833 chromosome 9, P. vulgaris v2.0, whole genome shotgun sequence genome:
- the LOC137823141 gene encoding NAC domain-containing protein 2-like, translating to MASELQLPPGFRFHPTDEELVMHYLCRKCASQPIAVPIIAEIDLYKYDPWDLPGLASYGEKEWYFFSPRDRKYPNGSRPNRAAGSGYWKATGADKPIGQPKAVGIKKALVFYAGKAPKGDKSNWIMHEYRLADVDRSVRKKNSLRLDDWVLCRIYNKKGTIEKLQPSTDVVVSRKIESPEIEEKKPEILKGGGGLPPAMTDYMYFDPSDSIPKLHTDSSCSEQVVSPEFASEVQSEPKWNEWEKSLEFPYYMDTSLSNGFSQFSSNNNNNIQMSPLQDMFMYWPKPF from the exons ATGGCATCAGAGCTTCAACTGCCCCCAGGCTTCAGATTCCATCCAACTGACGAGGAGCTCGTGATGCACTATCTCTGCCGCAAATGCGCCTCGCAGCCCATCGCCGTTCCCATCATCGCCGAAATCGACCTCTACAAATACGACCCTTGGGACCTTCCCG GATTGGCTTCTTACGGAGAGAAGGAGTGGTACTTCTTTTCACCGCGGGACCGGAAGTACCCGAACGGTTCGAGGCCGAACCGGGCGGCGGGAAGCGGTTACTGGAAGGCAACCGGGGCGGATAAGCCAATTGGTCAGCCGAAAGCGGTTGGGATAAAGAAAGCGTTGGTGTTTTACGCTGGGAAAGCTCCGAAAGGGGACAAAAGCAATTGGATCATGCACGAGTATCGTCTGGCTGATGTAGATCGCTCCGTTCGCAAAAAGAACAGCCTAAGG TTGGATGATTGGGTGCTGTGCCGTATTTACAACAAGAAGGGCACGATCGAGAAATTACAACCGAGCACCGACGTAGTTGTGAGCCGGAAAATCGAATCGCCGGAGATCGAAGAGAAGAAGCCGGAGATTCTGAAAGGCGGAGGAGGTCTTCCGCCGGCGATGACGGATTACATGTACTTCGACCCGTCGGATTCAATCCCGAAGCTGCACACGGACTCGAGCTGTTCGGAGCAGGTGGTTTCGCCGGAATTCGCGAGCGAGGTGCAGAGCGAGCCAAAGTGGAACGAGTGGGAGAAGAGCCTGGAGTTTCCGTATTACATGGATACCAGTCTGAGCAACGGCTTCAGCCAATTCTCGAGcaataacaacaacaacattCAGATGTCGCCGCTTCAGGACATGTTCATGTACTGGCCAAAGCCCTTTTGA
- the LOC137821826 gene encoding replication factor C subunit 3 yields the protein MTTHPMEIDSDGDDHTHSAGECVIGSEDLPAFDKAIPWVEKYRPQSLDDVAAHRDIVDTIDKLTTENRLPHLLLYGPPGTGKTSTILAVARKLYGSRFRNMILELNASDDRGIDVVRQQIQDFASTQSLSFGVKYSVKLVLLDEADAMTKDAQFALRRVIEKYTKSTRFALICNHVNKIIPALQSRCTRFRFAPLDAVHVTERMKHVIKAEGLDVQDDGLVALVRLSNGDMRKALNILQSTHMATQQITEEAIYLCTGNPLPKDIEQISYWLLNEQYTDSFKRIEEMKTRKGLALVDIIREVIMFVFKIKMPSAVRVQLMNDLADIEYRLSFGCNDKLQLGSVIASFTRARSALVAAAT from the exons ATGACGACCCATCCCATGGAAATCGACAGCGACGGCGATGACCACACACACTCCGCCGGCGAATGTGTCATAGGTTCCGAAGACCTTCCCGCTTTCGACAAGGCCATTCCGTGGGTTGAAAAATACCGCCCTCAGTCCCTCGACGACGTGGCCGCTCACCGTGACATTGTTGATACCA TTGATAAGCTGACCACAGAGAACCGATTGCCGCATCTTTTATTGTATGGCCCTCCTGGAACGGGCAAAACATCAACCATTCTCGCTGTGGCACGCAAACTATATGGTTCACGCTTCCGCAATATGATTTTGGAACTCAATGCATCAGATGACAGAGGAATTGATGTCGTGCGACAGCAGATTCAAGATTTTGCTAGCACTCAGAGCTTATCATTTGG TGTTAAGTACTCTGTAAAACTGGTATTGTTAGATGAAGCAGATGCCATGACAAAGGATGCCCAATTTGCATTACGTAGAG TGATCGAGAAATATACAAAAAGCACCAGGTTTGCTCTTATCTGTAATCATGTAAACAAGATTATTCCTGCACTTCAATCTAGATGCACTCGGTTTCGGTTTGCCCCTCTTGACGCCGTCCATGTCACTGAAAGAATGAAACATGTTATTAAGGCTGAAGG GCTTGATGTTCAAGATGATGGCTTAGTAGCTCTTGTTCGGCTTAGCAATGGTGATATGAGAAAGGCTTTGAATATTCTTCAG TCAACACATATGGCTACTCAGCAGATAACAGAAGAAGCTATTTACCTGTGCACTGGAAATCCATTGCCCAAAGACATAGAGCAGATATCTTACTGGCTTCTAAACGAACAATATACAGATAGCTTTAAAA GAATAGAAGAAATGAAGACCAGGAAAGGGTTGGCCCTGGTTGATATTATCAGAGAAGTGATAAT GTTTGTTTTTAAGATTAAGATGCCTTCAGCTGTTCGAGTACAATTGATGAATGATTTGGCAGACATAGA GTACAGATTAAGTTTTGGGTGCAACGATAAGCTTCAGCTTGGATCGGTCATTGCTTCTTTTACACGTGCTAGATCCGCACTGGTTGCAGCTGCTACATAG
- the LOC137821347 gene encoding putative pentatricopeptide repeat-containing protein At4g17915, protein MLPGLTNQRTHTHYSQSLFRLLKRNHSQFRPGDKKTMPFRSPPRSKLSTKLLNITISLLCKKKQISKAESVITDGIRIGVLPDAVTYNTLIDAYCRFASIDVAYSVLARMREAGIPPDVVSYNSLVSGAVRKCLLSKSIDLFEEMMASGVTPDAWSHNILMHCLFKLGKPYEANRVFKESVIRGEVHATTYNVMINGLCKNGYVSHALSLFRNLQRHGFVPQVLTYNALINGLCKAKRLKDARKVLKEFGESGYEPNAITYTTVMKCCFRCGYFEQGLEILSEMRNLGFTFDGFAYCTVIAAMIKTGRMREAEEIIEVMVSSGIRPDLVSYNTLINLYCRQGRLEDALKLLDEIEEEGLECDQYTHTIIVDGLCKAGDFDGAQRHLNYMNTLGFGYNLVAFNCMLDGLGKAGHIDHALKLFEMMEVKDSFTYTILVHNLCKAGSFLSASKVLVSCLKCGYQVLRATQRAVLDGLRSIGFTNEERKLRKRIRLARLMTG, encoded by the coding sequence ATGCTTCCGGGTCTTACTAACCAACGCACCCACACTCACTACTCTCAATCTCTCTTTCGTCTTCTCAAACGGAACCACTCTCAGTTCCGTCCAGGAGATAAAAAAACGATGCCGTTTCGGTCTCCACCGAGGTCGAAACTATCAACCAAGCTCCTCAACATAACCATATCTTTGTTGTGCAAAAAGAAGCAAATATCCAAAGCCGAATCCGTAATAACCGACGGCATAAGAATCGGCGTGCTACCTGACGCGGTCACATACAACACCCTAATTGATGCCTACTGTCGTTTCGCCTCCATCGATGTCGCTTATTCCGTCCTTGCGCGAATGCGCGAAGCAGGGATTCCCCCCGACGTCGTTTCGTACAATTCGTTAGTCTCCGGCGCCGTCAGAAAATGTCTGCTCTCCAAGTCCATCGACCTGTTCGAGGAAATGATGGCGAGTGGGGTAACCCCCGACGCGTGGAGCCACAACATCCTAATGCACTGTCTGTTCAAGCTCGGAAAGCCCTACGAGGCCAATCGCGTTTTCAAAGAATCCGTTATCCGCGGCGAGGTTCACGCCACTACTTACAACGTCATGATCAACGGTCTCTGCAAGAACGGCTACGTCTCCCACGCCTTGAGCCTATTCAGGAACTTACAGAGGCACGGTTTCGTGCCTCAGGTTTTGACCTACAACGCGCTTATCAACGGCCTTTGCAAGGCCAAGCGGTTGAAGGACGCGCGGAAGGTGCTCAAGGAGTTTGGGGAATCCGGTTACGAACCGAATGCGATTACTTACACCACCGTCATGAAGTGCTGCTTCCGGTGCGGTTATTTCGAGCAAGGGTTGGAGATTTTGTCGGAGATGAGGAATTTAGGGTTCACGTTTGACGGATTCGCGTATTGCACGGTTATCGCGGCGATGATCAAGACTGGCCGGATGCGCGAGGCGGAGGAGATAATTGAAGTCATGGTGAGTTCCGGCATTCGGCCGGATCTCGTGTCGTATAACACTTTGATTAACCTTTATTGCAGGCAGGGGAGGTTGGAGGATGCATTGAAATTGTTGGATGAGATTGAGGAGGAGGGCTTGGAGTGTGATCAGTACACGCATACTATTATTGTTGATGGATTGTGTAAGGCTGGTGATTTTGATGGTGCTCAGAGGCACTTGAATTATATGAATACATTAGGGTTTGGATATAATTTGGTTGCGTTTAATTGTATGCTTGATGGCTTGGGGAAGGCTGGACATATCGATCATGCTTTGAAGTTGTTTGAGATGATGGAGGTGAAGGATTCGTTTACTTATACTATATTGGTGCACAACCTTTGCAAGGCGGGGAGCTTCCTTTCTGCCTCGAAGGTGCTGGTTTCGTGTTTGAAATGTGGGTACCAGGTGTTGAGGGCCACTCAGCGGGCTGTTCTTGATGGCCTCCGGAGTATTGGGTTTACTAATGAAGAGAGGAAGCTTAGGAAGAGGATCAGATTGGCACGGCTTATGACTGGATAG